From Xiphophorus hellerii strain 12219 chromosome 6, Xiphophorus_hellerii-4.1, whole genome shotgun sequence, the proteins below share one genomic window:
- the myl12.2 gene encoding myosin, light chain 12, 2: MSSKRAKGKNTKKRPQRATSNVFAMFDQSQIQEFKEAFNMIDQNRDGFIDKEDLHDMLASLGKNPTDEYLETMMNEAPGPINFTMFLTMFGEKLNGTDPEDVIRNAFACFDEEGTGVIQEEYLRELLTTMGDRFTDEEVDELFREAPIDKKGNFNYVAFTRILKHGAKDKDD; this comes from the exons ATGTCGAGTAAAAGGGCCAAGGGGAAGAACACCAAGAAGCGTCCCCAGCGGGCCACCTCCAATGTGTTTGCCATGTTCGATCAGTCTCAGATCCAGGAGTTCAAAGAGGCTTTTAACATGATCGACCAAAACAGAGACGGATTTATTGACAAAGAAGATCTCCATGACATGCTCGCCTCATTAG GTAAAAATCCTACTGATGAGTACCTGGAGACCATGATGAATGAAGCCCCCGGCCCAATTAACTTCACCATGTTTCTGACCATGTTTGGAGAAAAGCTGAACGGCACTGATCCAGAGGACGTGATTCGCAATGCGTTTGCCTGCTTCGATGAAGAGGGCACAG GTGTGATCCAGGAGGAGTACCTGCGGGAGCTGCTCACCACCATGGGCGACAGGTTCACCGACGAAGAAGTGGACGAGCTCTTCCGCGAGGCGCCGATTGACAAGAAGGGCAACTTCAACTATGTAGCTTTCACACGTATTTTAAAACATGGCGCCAAGGACAAGGACGATTAG